From one Zhongshania sp. R06B22 genomic stretch:
- a CDS encoding adenylosuccinate synthase: protein MSKNVVVLGTQWGDEGKGKIVDLLTDQANAVARFQGGHNAGHTLVIGGEKTVLHLIPSGILREGVTCLIGNGVVLAPDALLKEMAELEAKGVPVRERLRLSPACPLILPYHVALDQARELARGEAKIGTTGRGIGPAYEDKVARRGLRLGDLYNAERFAVKLKEVMEYHNFMLTAYYKVEAVDYQKTLDDALRMAEEMRSMVTDVTGALHKYREEGANILFEGAQGSLLDIDHGTYPFVTSSNTTAGGTATGSGFGPLYLDYVLGITKAYTTRVGSGPFPTELFDDTGAYLAKKGHEFGATTGRARRCGWFDGVGLRQAVRINSVTGLCLTKLDVLDGLETVRICVDYKNPAGESIAAPFDCEDYDTITPIYEDMPGWPESTVGAKSLEELPERARAYIRRIEEIVGVPIDIVSTGPDRVETIVLRHPFA, encoded by the coding sequence ATGAGCAAGAATGTAGTGGTGCTGGGCACCCAGTGGGGCGACGAAGGCAAAGGTAAGATCGTCGATTTACTTACAGATCAGGCTAATGCTGTTGCGCGTTTTCAAGGGGGCCACAATGCGGGTCATACCTTGGTTATCGGCGGCGAAAAGACAGTATTACATTTAATTCCGTCGGGTATTCTCCGCGAAGGCGTAACCTGCCTAATTGGCAATGGCGTGGTATTAGCGCCAGATGCCCTGTTAAAGGAAATGGCTGAACTTGAGGCCAAGGGTGTTCCTGTGCGTGAGCGCTTGCGCTTGAGTCCAGCCTGTCCCTTAATTCTTCCCTACCATGTTGCCTTGGACCAAGCGCGAGAGTTAGCGCGTGGCGAAGCAAAAATTGGTACCACAGGCCGTGGTATTGGCCCCGCCTACGAAGACAAGGTGGCGCGCCGCGGATTACGTTTAGGCGATCTTTATAACGCTGAACGGTTTGCGGTGAAATTAAAAGAAGTGATGGAATATCACAACTTTATGCTCACGGCTTACTATAAAGTTGAAGCCGTCGACTACCAAAAAACCCTTGATGACGCTCTGCGTATGGCAGAAGAGATGCGCTCAATGGTCACAGATGTCACCGGTGCACTGCATAAGTATCGTGAAGAGGGCGCAAATATTCTCTTCGAGGGTGCGCAAGGCTCCTTATTAGATATCGACCATGGAACCTATCCATTCGTCACGTCTTCTAATACCACCGCGGGCGGAACGGCCACGGGTAGTGGTTTTGGTCCACTGTATCTAGACTACGTATTGGGTATCACCAAGGCGTATACCACTCGGGTTGGCAGTGGTCCATTCCCCACCGAATTGTTCGACGACACCGGTGCCTATTTGGCCAAGAAAGGTCATGAGTTCGGTGCTACCACGGGTCGTGCGCGGCGCTGTGGTTGGTTTGATGGCGTTGGCTTGCGCCAAGCGGTGCGAATCAACAGTGTAACGGGTTTGTGCCTGACCAAGTTAGATGTGCTGGATGGCTTAGAGACAGTTCGTATTTGTGTGGATTACAAAAATCCCGCTGGCGAATCTATTGCGGCACCATTCGACTGTGAAGACTACGACACCATCACCCCAATCTATGAAGATATGCCGGGTTGGCCGGAGTCGACTGTCGGCGCGAAGTCTCTGGAAGAGCTGCCAGAAAGAGCCCGCGCCTATATCCGTCGTATCGAAGAAATCGTCGGCGTACCTATCGATATTGTGTCTACCGGGCCTGATCGAGTGGAGACTATTGTCTTGCGCCACCCTTTCGCTTGA
- a CDS encoding TonB-dependent receptor domain-containing protein, translated as MLTKRFARKQLSIAVAIATAGIITPVMAQDFASDDSELFAPTALEEVVVVGRLQSVAASLTDERLELPYAADFLGFEAISRAGDSTIGAALRRVTGVTLVDNKFIYIRGLGERYSNVTVNGAAVPSPDLARSVIPLDLFPASIVESLKVQKSWGPELPANFGGGAIDIRTRSVPNGPIASVSIGTGFNTESDNGLTYPDGGSGAMPVALQNAIGRYKGDLSKSNIFDIENNAGNTVTRDEADQIQRGLITSLNRDVAIKRGGLDRDRDIKVDLGNAWDVSDDVVLGASISGAYDDEYRNKDQVKRSVGNPDVVNSKTERTAYEERTTLAVVLGAEYTQDHTVQLSHYIIQNDVDEARIATSFTVNNSAERPDLDYSTRLEERELELTQLSGTHRLGDFAPISELEMLSFDWFYSDATATTDIPNAASFSGSLDKTTNPETAFIAQSNTAGQFEFLSLEDTVESWGGRAELPIDIDGRELIVSGGWWNSEKVREYYGYTANIGARSTQGTPQTVFTDERINDLNNFFDLSMGSGFGNESYVAAQKIAAVYGSLDFRISEEWRITTGARWEEYQQAVLPVNLLDFTGVFNQGVIDQLNDPDQSFALQEDDIYSSFALTYSGLDLFAAEEFQVRFSVSETIVRPDLRELADVAYIDPELNVRVFGNPDLQSTQVRNYDLRGEFYYEGGDNFTVSLFYKDLTLPIEQVEGAGSDDDTVLRYLNGDSGEVYGLEFEGLKTLPAGLFLSSNVTISDSEITISNNNEVTNTDRRLTGHSKYVVNASLGYDSPDERHSASVLYNISSERIFFAGIAGNDDAFEQPFASMDVIYNYYPTETLSLKLKVSNLLDSKREFEQKGSSGQNVTILEQEVGTSFGLSFSWKY; from the coding sequence ATGCTAACTAAACGATTTGCGCGAAAGCAGCTTTCTATCGCCGTCGCTATTGCGACTGCTGGGATTATCACCCCAGTGATGGCTCAAGATTTCGCGTCAGATGACAGTGAACTATTTGCGCCAACAGCCTTGGAAGAAGTGGTGGTGGTCGGACGTCTACAAAGCGTCGCAGCCTCATTGACCGACGAGCGTCTTGAATTACCTTACGCGGCCGATTTTCTTGGCTTTGAAGCGATATCACGGGCAGGGGATAGCACAATTGGTGCGGCCTTGCGACGTGTGACTGGTGTGACCCTGGTTGATAACAAATTCATTTATATCCGCGGTCTTGGCGAGCGTTATAGCAACGTGACCGTAAATGGCGCAGCGGTGCCATCGCCAGATTTAGCACGTAGTGTTATTCCTTTAGATTTATTCCCCGCCAGTATTGTTGAGTCTTTGAAAGTTCAAAAATCTTGGGGCCCTGAGTTGCCAGCAAACTTTGGTGGCGGTGCTATCGATATTCGTACCCGCAGCGTTCCCAACGGTCCAATCGCTTCTGTCAGTATAGGCACAGGTTTTAATACTGAAAGTGATAATGGCTTGACCTATCCCGATGGCGGATCTGGCGCCATGCCTGTGGCTTTACAAAATGCTATTGGTCGCTATAAAGGCGATCTATCGAAAAGTAATATTTTCGATATCGAGAATAATGCCGGCAATACCGTTACCCGTGACGAAGCTGACCAAATACAGCGTGGCCTCATCACATCGCTAAATAGAGATGTTGCTATTAAGCGGGGTGGCCTTGACCGTGATCGTGATATCAAAGTTGATTTAGGTAATGCTTGGGATGTTAGCGACGATGTCGTTCTGGGTGCCTCTATTAGTGGCGCCTATGACGACGAATATCGGAATAAGGACCAAGTTAAGCGCAGTGTCGGTAATCCGGATGTTGTTAACTCTAAAACAGAAAGAACCGCTTATGAAGAGCGTACTACCTTGGCTGTGGTCTTAGGCGCAGAGTACACTCAAGATCATACAGTGCAGCTTAGCCATTATATTATTCAAAATGATGTCGACGAGGCGCGTATCGCTACTAGCTTTACGGTTAATAATTCCGCCGAGCGTCCAGACCTAGACTACAGCACCCGTCTTGAAGAGCGTGAGCTGGAATTGACGCAGTTATCGGGTACCCATCGTCTGGGTGATTTCGCGCCCATTAGCGAACTCGAAATGCTGAGTTTTGATTGGTTTTATTCTGATGCTACTGCAACCACGGATATTCCAAACGCGGCGAGTTTTAGCGGTTCCTTAGATAAAACCACTAACCCAGAAACGGCGTTTATCGCCCAATCTAATACCGCAGGCCAATTTGAATTTTTATCGCTTGAAGATACGGTAGAGAGCTGGGGCGGTCGTGCTGAACTGCCAATTGATATCGATGGTCGCGAGTTGATCGTATCCGGTGGTTGGTGGAATTCTGAAAAAGTACGTGAGTACTACGGCTATACAGCCAATATAGGTGCACGCTCCACTCAAGGTACGCCACAAACTGTATTTACTGATGAGCGTATCAACGATCTCAATAACTTCTTTGATCTGTCAATGGGCTCTGGTTTTGGTAACGAAAGTTATGTTGCTGCTCAGAAGATCGCTGCGGTTTACGGTTCTTTAGATTTTCGCATTAGCGAAGAGTGGCGTATCACCACGGGTGCGCGCTGGGAAGAGTATCAGCAGGCGGTTTTACCGGTAAATCTTTTAGATTTTACCGGCGTCTTTAATCAGGGCGTGATCGACCAGCTGAATGATCCCGATCAGAGTTTTGCCCTGCAAGAAGATGATATCTACTCAAGCTTTGCATTGACCTACTCTGGCCTCGATTTATTTGCAGCGGAAGAGTTTCAAGTTCGGTTTAGTGTGAGTGAAACCATCGTGCGACCTGATCTTCGTGAGCTAGCAGATGTTGCTTATATTGATCCAGAGCTCAATGTTCGCGTATTCGGAAACCCCGATTTGCAGTCAACACAAGTACGCAACTATGATCTGCGCGGCGAGTTCTATTACGAGGGCGGCGATAATTTCACCGTGTCTTTATTCTATAAAGACCTAACTCTCCCCATTGAGCAAGTGGAAGGTGCAGGTTCTGATGATGACACGGTACTCCGCTATTTAAATGGCGACTCTGGTGAGGTATACGGTCTTGAGTTTGAAGGATTGAAGACACTGCCTGCCGGCCTATTCCTGTCTAGTAACGTGACTATTAGCGACTCTGAAATTACTATTAGCAATAATAATGAAGTGACTAATACTGATCGTCGTCTGACCGGTCATTCTAAGTATGTTGTTAATGCATCGCTTGGCTATGATTCTCCCGATGAGCGTCATAGTGCATCAGTGCTTTATAATATCTCTAGCGAGCGGATATTCTTTGCGGGTATTGCAGGTAATGACGATGCCTTCGAGCAGCCTTTTGCCTCTATGGATGTGATTTATAATTATTATCCAACAGAGACTTTGTCTTTAAAGCTTAAGGTTTCTAACCTACTTGACTCTAAGCGCGAGTTTGAGCAAAAAGGCAGTAGTGGTCAGAACGTGACTATTCTCGAGCAAGAGGTTGGCACTAGTTTTGGCCTGAGCTTTAGCTGGAAATACTAA
- a CDS encoding tetratricopeptide repeat protein, with amino-acid sequence MPILSKNLLAAAILSSLAACSVTNTQDATLLDIQAPSTAQVTALLSSEQDGSKVDTSLYPEDNILAVSAEMRDFVEENVPAALSPRARLSYLLDSMVRPSQLGLTYNPGITLNASDTFKQGVGNCLSLTSLFIALAREAKLNAYYNEVTIPPSWDMISDNSMVFYKHINAVVDFGNNDKEVVDLSVGYYEYHYPQHRVSERQAAAQHYNNRGAEFLNLGNNDKAQLYFQRALYLDPEAGHIWGNLGTLLRREGRAVDAEIAYRHAITLNANDQVAISNLGRLYREQGNKEKARELEKRSESFRRKNPFWLYSRAKAEYERGQFDEALNLVQQAIRLDKKEHRFYRFASLIYYRQGKLVRAQQFSDKASKLKLKR; translated from the coding sequence ATGCCAATATTGTCAAAAAACCTCTTGGCCGCGGCTATATTGAGCAGTCTAGCAGCCTGCAGCGTCACTAACACTCAAGACGCCACATTACTCGACATTCAAGCTCCAAGCACGGCGCAAGTCACCGCACTACTCTCCTCTGAGCAGGACGGCAGCAAGGTCGACACCAGTCTTTACCCTGAAGACAACATTCTCGCTGTGAGTGCAGAAATGCGCGATTTTGTTGAGGAAAATGTGCCTGCTGCACTGTCACCACGCGCCCGTCTTAGCTACCTTCTCGACAGTATGGTGCGACCTTCTCAGCTTGGGCTGACCTATAATCCCGGCATTACCCTCAATGCCAGCGACACCTTTAAGCAAGGTGTTGGTAACTGCCTATCGCTAACCTCATTATTTATAGCACTCGCGCGGGAAGCGAAGCTCAATGCCTACTATAACGAAGTCACTATTCCGCCAAGCTGGGATATGATTAGCGATAACAGTATGGTGTTCTATAAGCATATCAACGCTGTCGTGGATTTTGGGAACAATGACAAGGAGGTCGTCGATCTCAGTGTTGGCTATTACGAATATCACTACCCACAGCATCGCGTAAGCGAGCGACAAGCCGCCGCCCAACACTATAATAATCGTGGTGCTGAATTTCTAAATCTTGGCAATAATGATAAAGCGCAGCTGTATTTTCAGCGCGCCCTTTACTTAGATCCTGAAGCCGGACACATCTGGGGAAATTTAGGCACTCTATTACGTCGCGAAGGACGCGCAGTCGACGCTGAGATCGCCTACCGACATGCCATTACACTCAATGCCAACGATCAGGTAGCGATCAGTAATCTTGGGCGACTTTACCGTGAACAAGGCAACAAAGAGAAGGCCCGAGAACTCGAGAAGAGGTCGGAAAGTTTTAGGCGGAAAAATCCATTCTGGCTATACAGCCGCGCCAAAGCAGAGTACGAAAGAGGCCAATTTGATGAAGCGCTAAATCTTGTACAGCAGGCAATACGTCTTGATAAAAAGGAGCATCGCTTCTACCGCTTTGCCTCGCTAATCTACTACCGCCAGGGAAAACTAGTTCGCGCTCAACAGTTCTCTGACAAAGCTAGCAAACTTAAATTGAAAAGATAA
- a CDS encoding OsmC family protein, whose amino-acid sequence MDSLPHHYSVIVNAEPENSLKTSAAHLPTIEVAPPRQFDGPGDKWSPEELLLAAAANCFVLSFRTVASIAKLEWQTIQCTTEGVLDKVERTMQFTEIVTRVVLTVEHEDSRSKAEKLLEKAEQICIVSNSLTATKHLEIEIIIL is encoded by the coding sequence ATGGATAGCCTGCCTCATCACTATTCGGTTATTGTAAATGCCGAACCCGAGAACTCTCTAAAGACCTCCGCGGCGCATCTGCCAACCATAGAGGTCGCTCCGCCGCGTCAGTTTGATGGCCCCGGCGATAAATGGTCGCCCGAAGAACTGTTGCTGGCAGCGGCGGCGAATTGCTTTGTGTTGTCTTTCAGAACAGTGGCGTCGATTGCAAAATTGGAGTGGCAAACGATTCAATGTACTACTGAGGGCGTACTCGATAAAGTTGAGCGCACTATGCAATTTACAGAAATTGTTACTAGGGTGGTTTTAACTGTAGAGCATGAAGACTCTCGTTCGAAAGCTGAGAAACTACTAGAAAAAGCTGAGCAGATTTGTATTGTCAGTAATTCTTTAACGGCGACTAAGCACTTAGAGATAGAAATTATTATTCTCTAG
- a CDS encoding NAD(P)H-dependent flavin oxidoreductase, whose amino-acid sequence MSLPELLKNRLQIPAVAAPMFLASGPELVIETCKAGMVGSFPALNQRTSAGFEEWLNTINTALAAFEKDTGKQAAPFAVNLIVHKTNPRLEADLALCVKHKVPMIITSLGAVKSVIDAVHSYGGLVFHDVINPRHARKAADAGVDGLIAVCAGAGGHAGSLNPFALVAEIREFFDKTLLLAGAISKGSDIAAAQMMGADLAYMGTRFINTQESLVQQEYKQMIVDSKATDIVYTPNISGVFANFLKPSIENAGLDPNNLKPKTDIDFGQELEVDADNNSGDKAGGAWKQIWSAGQGVGSIDNIPSTAELVSTLINEYQKARSTLK is encoded by the coding sequence ATGTCCCTACCCGAGCTGTTAAAAAATCGACTGCAAATACCTGCCGTTGCGGCACCCATGTTTTTAGCTTCTGGCCCTGAACTGGTTATAGAAACCTGCAAAGCCGGCATGGTAGGTTCATTTCCTGCGCTAAATCAGCGGACCAGCGCTGGTTTTGAAGAGTGGCTCAACACGATCAATACCGCATTAGCAGCATTTGAGAAAGACACCGGTAAACAGGCCGCGCCGTTTGCTGTGAACTTGATCGTACACAAAACCAATCCCCGCCTAGAAGCCGACCTCGCGCTTTGCGTAAAGCATAAAGTACCAATGATTATCACCTCGCTTGGCGCGGTGAAGTCCGTTATCGACGCTGTGCACAGCTATGGCGGCTTAGTATTTCACGACGTCATAAATCCTCGCCACGCGCGCAAAGCAGCCGACGCCGGTGTCGATGGCCTTATCGCGGTATGTGCAGGCGCTGGCGGCCATGCAGGTAGCCTCAACCCCTTCGCTCTAGTGGCTGAGATTCGCGAGTTTTTTGATAAAACATTATTGCTGGCGGGCGCCATATCCAAGGGCAGTGATATTGCTGCCGCGCAAATGATGGGCGCCGATCTTGCCTATATGGGAACGCGCTTTATCAACACCCAGGAAAGCCTAGTACAGCAGGAATACAAGCAGATGATCGTCGATTCCAAGGCCACCGACATTGTTTACACCCCAAATATATCGGGGGTATTCGCCAACTTCCTCAAACCTAGCATTGAAAATGCAGGGCTGGATCCAAACAATTTAAAACCCAAAACCGATATCGACTTTGGCCAAGAGTTAGAAGTGGATGCCGATAATAATTCTGGCGACAAAGCGGGCGGCGCGTGGAAGCAAATCTGGTCCGCAGGCCAGGGTGTCGGTTCAATAGATAACATTCCCAGCACTGCCGAGCTAGTCTCGACGCTGATTAATGAATACCAAAAAGCCAGATCAACACTTAAATAA
- a CDS encoding GlxA family transcriptional regulator: protein MPKVYIVAYEDCYAGSLANPQDLYFVANSHWREQYQRREGVFEWQVLSEDGGPVKTASGMRIAADGGLNDLAAGSIVVVPAMNYPGGKAFSLKLASLQGVIDWLSRQYANGCIICAHCTSSFVLAETGLLNGLSATTSWWLAEQFQRRYPEIQLSANKLVVDESRLITGGANGAEMLTGLLLVERYMGKAVASQCAKTLLVDTNLTQQAPYLILPRQQEHSDTLVLAVQDSLEKNLSEPFSLDKLASQFHVSSRTLMRRFKEAVGDTPNSYLQNLRVEAAKKLLENTGLSTELIMQRIGYADISSFNRLFQRKTGLSPRLYRNKFGR, encoded by the coding sequence ATGCCTAAAGTCTATATTGTTGCCTATGAAGACTGTTATGCGGGCAGTCTAGCAAACCCGCAGGATTTGTATTTTGTCGCCAATTCACACTGGCGTGAGCAGTATCAGCGTCGGGAGGGCGTGTTTGAATGGCAGGTATTGTCTGAGGATGGTGGCCCGGTAAAAACCGCGTCAGGTATGCGGATAGCCGCTGATGGTGGATTAAATGATTTGGCCGCGGGCAGTATTGTGGTGGTTCCTGCGATGAACTACCCCGGCGGCAAGGCATTTTCTCTTAAGCTGGCGTCTTTACAGGGGGTTATCGACTGGCTTAGTCGGCAATATGCCAATGGCTGCATTATATGCGCGCATTGTACGAGTAGCTTCGTATTGGCCGAAACAGGCTTATTAAACGGCCTAAGTGCCACTACAAGTTGGTGGCTGGCTGAGCAGTTCCAGCGGCGTTACCCCGAGATTCAACTAAGTGCCAATAAGCTGGTAGTTGATGAGTCGCGGCTGATTACCGGTGGTGCCAATGGTGCGGAAATGCTCACGGGGTTGCTGCTGGTGGAGCGCTACATGGGCAAGGCGGTAGCGTCACAGTGCGCTAAGACCTTGTTGGTTGATACCAATCTAACCCAGCAAGCTCCTTATTTAATATTGCCGCGCCAGCAAGAGCACAGCGATACTTTAGTACTTGCGGTGCAGGACAGCCTTGAAAAAAATCTAAGTGAGCCGTTTTCATTGGATAAACTCGCTAGCCAATTTCATGTCAGTTCACGAACATTAATGCGGCGCTTTAAGGAGGCGGTGGGTGATACCCCAAATAGCTATCTACAAAATTTACGTGTTGAGGCGGCCAAGAAATTACTGGAAAACACGGGTTTGTCTACCGAGCTAATTATGCAGCGCATTGGTTATGCTGATATCAGTTCGTTTAACCGTTTGTTCCAGCGAAAAACAGGATTAAGCCCACGCTTATATCGAAACAAATTTGGCCGCTGA
- a CDS encoding AraC family transcriptional regulator — protein MHSPTISIYFIQACLKNLRQQPDLQERLLAKNHISSTILQSTIARVPAESYANLLRDTMQEMDDELIGYGSLPQKLGCWSTMVELAANSSTLGDALKKLTRFYRLVPWGLETRLTTDDNGNAYISLNHSNGGGTPPQFEPYLYESFLFYIHRTANWLIGRQIPLHSVDFCFAKTPHRLVYWDMYFCKDIHFQQPVSQLRFSAAMLDLPVAKSDQAINSFLNHVNQAMITQVYAQKSWHYKVSTRLESQLKENPSFSDFAKGFNIHPHTLRSYLRDEGFQYQDIKDRVRRDNAVFYLSSRGKSVEETATLLGFSEASAFIRAFKKWTGNTPIHYKRRT, from the coding sequence GTGCACTCTCCCACTATCTCCATTTACTTTATTCAAGCCTGCCTTAAGAATCTTAGGCAGCAGCCGGATTTACAGGAGCGCTTACTGGCGAAAAATCATATTTCGTCGACAATCTTGCAATCCACCATCGCCCGGGTACCCGCCGAAAGCTATGCCAATTTGCTGCGCGACACCATGCAAGAAATGGACGATGAGTTAATTGGCTACGGCAGCCTTCCGCAAAAATTAGGCTGCTGGAGCACCATGGTGGAGCTAGCCGCAAATTCAAGTACGCTGGGTGATGCATTAAAAAAACTTACGCGCTTCTATCGCCTGGTTCCCTGGGGCCTAGAAACACGCCTGACTACCGATGATAACGGCAATGCCTATATTTCTCTAAACCATAGCAATGGCGGCGGAACGCCACCGCAATTTGAGCCCTATCTATACGAATCCTTTTTATTCTATATTCACCGGACCGCTAACTGGCTCATTGGTCGCCAGATACCATTACATTCAGTCGACTTTTGTTTTGCCAAAACACCGCACCGACTCGTGTATTGGGATATGTACTTTTGCAAAGACATTCATTTTCAGCAGCCGGTTTCGCAGCTGCGGTTTTCAGCAGCAATGCTCGATTTACCAGTGGCTAAATCTGACCAGGCGATCAACAGCTTCTTAAACCACGTCAATCAAGCCATGATTACTCAGGTTTATGCTCAGAAGAGCTGGCATTACAAAGTGAGCACCAGGCTAGAGTCACAACTGAAAGAAAACCCGTCTTTTAGCGACTTTGCCAAGGGTTTCAACATTCACCCCCACACCCTGCGCAGCTATTTGCGCGATGAAGGTTTTCAGTACCAAGACATTAAGGACCGGGTGCGGCGCGACAATGCGGTTTTCTATCTGAGCTCCCGCGGAAAAAGCGTCGAGGAAACCGCCACCCTGCTTGGTTTTTCTGAAGCTAGCGCCTTTATTCGCGCCTTTAAAAAATGGACAGGCAACACCCCAATTCACTATAAAAGAAGAACTTAA
- a CDS encoding SDR family NAD(P)-dependent oxidoreductase, with amino-acid sequence MDIKGKVAVVSGGASGMGLEIVKRLLSLGAKAAIFDMNAAAGEAVVAEFGDSVMFADVNVTSEESVQAGVNATMEAFGAIHICVNCAGIATGSKTLGRDGPFPLDLWQKTLAVNLTGTFNVLRLCAEQMAKNTPDNDDGVRGAIVNTASVAAFEGQVGQAAYSASKGGIVGMTLPIARDLSTIGIRVNTIAPGLINTPMFESLPAPVYEALSSTPLFPKRLGRASEIAHMVTSIIENDYINGECIRMDAGLRMQPK; translated from the coding sequence ATGGACATTAAAGGTAAGGTAGCCGTCGTAAGCGGTGGCGCATCGGGTATGGGTTTAGAGATCGTCAAGCGCCTGTTAAGTCTTGGTGCAAAAGCAGCGATATTCGATATGAATGCGGCGGCGGGTGAGGCGGTGGTTGCTGAGTTTGGTGACTCGGTGATGTTTGCCGACGTGAACGTGACGAGCGAAGAGTCGGTGCAAGCAGGTGTAAATGCCACGATGGAAGCCTTTGGTGCAATCCATATCTGTGTTAACTGCGCCGGTATTGCAACGGGCAGTAAAACTCTGGGTAGGGACGGTCCGTTTCCATTAGATTTGTGGCAAAAAACCTTGGCCGTAAATTTAACCGGTACCTTTAATGTGCTGCGTTTATGCGCTGAGCAAATGGCGAAAAATACCCCAGATAATGACGATGGGGTGCGGGGTGCGATTGTGAATACCGCCTCTGTTGCAGCATTTGAGGGGCAAGTTGGTCAGGCGGCCTATAGTGCCAGTAAGGGCGGAATTGTCGGTATGACTTTGCCCATCGCTCGGGATTTATCTACTATCGGTATCCGCGTAAATACGATCGCGCCGGGTCTGATTAATACTCCCATGTTCGAATCTTTACCGGCGCCGGTATACGAGGCCCTGAGTAGTACACCACTATTTCCAAAACGTCTTGGTCGCGCCTCAGAGATTGCCCATATGGTGACGAGTATTATCGAGAACGATTACATCAATGGCGAATGTATTCGCATGGATGCCGGTCTGCGGATGCAGCCAAAATAA
- a CDS encoding acetyl-CoA C-acetyltransferase: MTEAWIIDACRTPRGIGKLGKGALADIHPQQLGACVLTALVERNNINTAEVDDVVWGTSCQRGRHAGDMGRMSALDAGFDIRSSGVTLDRFCGSGITSVNIAAASIMSGMEDVVIAGGAEMMSSYGHDNGLPEIMDSGNLRLRASHPQSHQGVCADTIATLEGIDREALDKLAVLSQQRAAHAIENGYFDKSLVPVYHEDGSLALEREEFPRPSTTLETLSQLKPSFPALADKELDENGLSYRKLMQQKYPDIEINHVHHAGNSSGVVDGAAAILLASPDYATKHGWKPRAKVLAMANMGDCPTLMLNGPVAAAEKVLKKAGLTVADIDLFEVNEAFAVVLERFIRKLNIDRDKINVNGGSMALGHPIGATGSILIGTVLDELERRNLKRGLITMCTAGGMAPAIIIERM; this comes from the coding sequence ATGACGGAAGCTTGGATTATAGATGCCTGCCGCACCCCCCGTGGCATTGGCAAATTGGGTAAGGGTGCGCTGGCCGATATTCACCCGCAGCAGCTGGGCGCATGTGTTTTAACGGCGCTGGTTGAGCGCAATAATATTAACACCGCTGAAGTCGATGATGTGGTGTGGGGCACTAGCTGCCAGCGCGGTCGTCATGCCGGCGATATGGGCCGCATGTCGGCCCTAGATGCCGGTTTTGATATTCGCTCCAGCGGTGTCACCCTCGACCGATTTTGTGGCTCGGGGATTACCAGCGTGAATATCGCTGCGGCCTCAATCATGTCAGGAATGGAAGACGTGGTGATTGCCGGTGGCGCCGAGATGATGTCTAGCTATGGTCACGACAATGGTTTGCCAGAGATTATGGATAGTGGCAATTTACGTCTTCGTGCCAGCCATCCACAAAGTCATCAAGGTGTGTGCGCAGACACTATTGCCACGCTAGAAGGTATTGATCGTGAAGCCCTAGATAAGTTGGCGGTGCTTAGTCAGCAGCGCGCAGCCCATGCCATTGAAAATGGTTACTTTGATAAAAGCCTGGTGCCGGTATATCACGAAGATGGCAGCTTGGCTCTGGAGCGTGAAGAGTTTCCGCGCCCGAGTACGACCCTAGAGACCTTGTCACAACTCAAGCCTTCCTTCCCCGCTCTAGCGGATAAAGAATTGGATGAAAACGGCCTGAGTTATCGCAAGCTAATGCAGCAAAAATACCCTGACATTGAAATTAACCATGTTCATCACGCTGGTAATTCGTCTGGTGTTGTCGATGGTGCTGCGGCAATTTTACTGGCATCACCAGACTACGCCACTAAACATGGCTGGAAGCCCCGCGCTAAAGTATTGGCGATGGCGAATATGGGCGACTGCCCTACGCTAATGTTGAATGGACCGGTTGCGGCGGCAGAAAAAGTGTTGAAAAAAGCCGGCCTTACCGTTGCTGACATCGATTTGTTTGAGGTAAACGAGGCGTTTGCAGTCGTATTGGAGCGCTTTATTCGCAAGCTGAATATTGATCGCGATAAGATCAATGTTAACGGAGGCTCAATGGCCTTAGGTCATCCTATTGGTGCCACCGGCTCGATTCTGATCGGCACTGTATTGGATGAGTTAGAGCGCCGTAATTTGAAGCGCGGACTAATCACTATGTGCACCGCTGGTGGTATGGCGCCAGCTATTATTATTGAGCGTATGTAG